A genomic segment from Mobula hypostoma chromosome 20, sMobHyp1.1, whole genome shotgun sequence encodes:
- the guca1aa gene encoding guanylyl cyclase-activating protein 1, giving the protein MGNSQSTTVDDLQAIELHHWYKKFMVECPSGQLTLHEFKQFFGLKGLSPEASAYIEQMFKTFDMNKDGYIDFMEYVAALSLVLRGKMEQKLRWYFKLYDVDGNGCIDRHELLNIIKAIRAINGSQQEQSAEEFTNRVFDKIDVNGDGELSLLEFVEGAKKDDEFCEVMMKSLDLTHIVAMIHNRRHSV; this is encoded by the exons ATGGGAAACTCACAGAGCACCACTGTGGATGATCTACAGGCTATCGAGCTCCACCACTGGTACAAGAAGTTTATGGTTGAATGCCCATCAGGTCAACTGACCTTGCATGAATTCAAACAGTTCTTCGGCCTTAAGGGATTGAGCCCAGAAGCCAGTGCTTATATTGAGCAGATGTTTAAAACTTTTGATATGAATAAG GATGGATACATTGATTTCATGGAGTACGTGGCTGCTCTTAGCTTAGTCCTCCGGGGCAAGATGGAACAAAAATTACGCTGGTATTTTAAGCTCTATGATGTAGATGGAAATGGATGCATAGACAGACATGAATTGCTGAACATCATTAAG GCTATACGTGCCATTAATGGCTCCCAGCAagagcaatcagcagaggagttCACAAACAGGGTCTTTGACAAAATTGATGTCAATGGAGATG GGGAGCTTTCTTTGCTAGAGTTTGTGGAAGGAGCCAAGAAAGATGATGAGTTTTGTGAGGtgatgatgaagagtcttgatctTACTCACATTGTGGCAATGATTCATAATCGAAGACACAGTGTGTGA